Proteins found in one Maridesulfovibrio sp. genomic segment:
- a CDS encoding helix-turn-helix domain-containing protein — protein sequence MKNQDKALTPSPTLYTVREIAETLRIHSRTAYRLIQEGKIRGIKVGSQWRVPESSLLEYIESGLQAAPRKGKENKDGPEQLKLPI from the coding sequence TTGAAAAATCAGGACAAGGCTTTGACTCCCTCGCCTACGCTATACACGGTACGAGAGATTGCCGAAACGCTGAGAATTCACTCCAGAACGGCCTACAGGCTTATTCAGGAGGGAAAGATTCGGGGTATTAAGGTCGGCAGCCAGTGGCGTGTGCCGGAAAGTTCCCTGCTGGAATATATTGAATCCGGTTTGCAGGCGGCTCCCAGGAAAGGAAAGGAGAATAAAGACGGTCCTGAGCAACTGAAACTGCCCATTTGA
- a CDS encoding glycosyltransferase family 39 protein: MLSLNDSFKSKPMIWAVAIICISTFARLWFLGTGQLNLVQDESQYWDWTRHMQLTYYSKGPLIAWIIKLWTTVFGNTEFGVRFGSVVGSFLTQIVIYWGMAKMWKRPAAAIWTLIIYNSMPVYLALGILMTTDNPFILCWSCAFFALYKASIPHSPGLERDSNESRTKPFLVMTFFFGLGILAKYTMLGFAGLSVIYGLLLSRRERLPRGFWRKLFLSLCGGLFLGFLPTLIWNMQNDFVGYKHVLYLIGASGEKASHLVRFDRFLPFLGEQVGMATPWWLLFMFIAGFAALLFVLRGKGRNLMDLSYRQSALLSVFFLPVWLFFFAWSFHAKVLGNWAVISYVSGVMIAGFAFESFWRRRGKLRTLWITLSIIIFVVLHFQNLVPLPDNLNPTHRLKGWTDLGQQVVALEKSQFKDPSKVFVMSDEYDMTAALAFYVPGQPRTYCAWTSRRMNQYDLWPGPLDKIGWDSVYVIKRFHTDTSPDLKKMFKRVSSPIHIQTTFRGKPSRKFTVYLCYDYNGYWPRDPRLRF; encoded by the coding sequence GTGTTGTCGTTGAATGATTCGTTTAAAAGCAAGCCCATGATCTGGGCTGTAGCAATAATTTGTATAAGCACCTTTGCAAGGCTCTGGTTTTTGGGCACCGGGCAGCTTAATCTTGTGCAGGATGAATCCCAGTACTGGGATTGGACAAGGCACATGCAGCTTACCTATTACTCCAAAGGCCCGCTGATCGCATGGATAATCAAGCTGTGGACCACGGTTTTCGGTAATACTGAATTCGGGGTGCGGTTCGGATCGGTAGTAGGTTCGTTTCTGACCCAGATAGTGATTTACTGGGGCATGGCCAAAATGTGGAAAAGGCCTGCTGCGGCTATCTGGACCCTGATTATCTACAATTCCATGCCGGTTTATCTGGCTCTCGGAATTCTGATGACCACGGATAATCCTTTCATCCTTTGCTGGAGCTGCGCATTCTTCGCATTATATAAGGCTTCGATCCCTCATTCTCCGGGGCTGGAGCGTGATTCCAACGAATCCCGGACCAAACCGTTTCTGGTGATGACTTTCTTTTTCGGGCTGGGGATTCTGGCGAAATATACCATGCTGGGCTTTGCCGGACTTTCCGTTATTTACGGGCTGCTGCTCAGCCGCCGTGAAAGGTTGCCGCGCGGCTTCTGGCGCAAGTTGTTCCTGTCGCTTTGCGGGGGACTTTTTCTCGGTTTCCTGCCCACACTGATCTGGAATATGCAGAATGATTTTGTGGGCTACAAGCATGTGCTTTATCTGATCGGTGCATCCGGGGAGAAAGCCTCTCATCTGGTGCGTTTCGATCGTTTTCTGCCCTTTTTGGGTGAGCAGGTCGGCATGGCCACTCCGTGGTGGCTGCTGTTTATGTTCATAGCCGGTTTTGCGGCCTTGCTCTTCGTACTTAGAGGGAAGGGCCGTAATCTCATGGATCTGAGCTATCGGCAAAGTGCGCTGCTCTCCGTTTTTTTTCTGCCGGTCTGGTTGTTCTTTTTTGCCTGGAGTTTTCACGCCAAGGTACTGGGTAACTGGGCGGTTATTTCTTATGTCAGCGGGGTAATGATTGCCGGATTTGCTTTTGAAAGCTTCTGGAGACGTAGAGGAAAATTGCGCACCCTGTGGATAACTTTAAGTATTATTATATTTGTTGTTCTCCATTTTCAGAATCTAGTTCCCCTGCCGGATAATCTGAACCCCACACATCGCTTAAAAGGATGGACCGATCTCGGTCAGCAGGTAGTGGCTTTGGAAAAGAGCCAGTTCAAAGATCCATCCAAAGTTTTTGTCATGAGTGACGAGTATGATATGACCGCTGCACTGGCTTTTTATGTGCCGGGGCAACCGCGAACCTACTGTGCATGGACCAGCAGGCGCATGAACCAGTATGACCTCTGGCCCGGACCGTTAGATAAGATCGGTTGGGATTCTGTCTACGTGATCAAGAGATTCCATACCGACACCAGTCCAGACCTGAAGAAAATGTTTAAAAGGGTGAGCTCGCCCATCCATATCCAGACGACATTTCGCGGCAAACCGTCTCGGAAATTCACAGTCTATCTCTGTTACGATTACAATGGCTACTGGCCGCGAGATCCCAGACTGAGATTTTAA
- a CDS encoding metallophosphoesterase, producing the protein MSLEKVQGNGLFFIGDPHIASTPPGQRLGDFAADVLDKLDACFKRAAELDMVPLILGDLFHWPRDNGNSLLVDMIRVFGPYKPFVLVGNHDKYQARFTPDVSMAVLDAAGVIRLMSEQGPAFELETPQGMVLVGASPDSTPIPKEFDREEGKYLKVIWVTHHNISFPECEKKQHAIKEKPGIDWIINGHIHGPRDSITKGMTTWANPGNITRLTFSRYALERKMRASIWTPDCEDLEKWDIPHRDFYEVFPDQDFPPAAEDSAAAESKFLQGLERLAWKRTHEGEGLKQFLTDNIDPGEPESALIWDLYTEVTDGNG; encoded by the coding sequence ATGAGTCTTGAAAAAGTACAGGGTAACGGTCTTTTTTTTATCGGAGACCCGCATATAGCTTCCACCCCTCCGGGACAGCGGCTGGGTGATTTTGCCGCAGATGTGCTGGATAAGCTTGATGCCTGCTTTAAGCGTGCCGCAGAGCTGGATATGGTCCCACTTATTCTCGGTGATCTTTTCCATTGGCCGCGCGATAACGGCAATTCATTGCTGGTGGATATGATCAGAGTGTTCGGCCCCTACAAGCCTTTTGTGCTGGTTGGCAATCACGATAAGTATCAGGCCCGTTTTACACCGGATGTTTCCATGGCCGTGCTTGATGCCGCCGGGGTGATTAGGCTCATGAGTGAACAGGGTCCGGCATTTGAGCTGGAAACTCCGCAAGGGATGGTGCTGGTCGGTGCATCTCCGGATTCCACTCCAATCCCTAAAGAATTTGATCGCGAAGAGGGAAAATATCTTAAAGTTATCTGGGTGACCCATCATAATATTTCTTTTCCCGAGTGTGAGAAAAAACAACACGCCATCAAGGAAAAACCGGGCATAGACTGGATCATCAACGGTCATATTCATGGGCCGCGGGATTCGATAACCAAAGGCATGACCACTTGGGCCAATCCCGGAAACATCACCCGGCTGACTTTTTCCCGCTACGCCCTTGAACGTAAGATGAGGGCATCAATCTGGACCCCGGATTGTGAAGATCTGGAAAAATGGGATATCCCGCATCGCGATTTTTATGAGGTTTTCCCGGATCAGGATTTTCCGCCGGCAGCCGAAGACAGCGCGGCGGCTGAATCAAAATTTCTACAGGGCCTTGAACGTCTGGCATGGAAAAGGACCCATGAAGGCGAAGGGTTGAAACAGTTTTTAACGGATAATATCGATCCCGGTGAGCCTGAAAGTGCACTTATCTGGGATTTGTATACGGAGGTTACCGATGGCAATGGGTAA
- a CDS encoding AAA family ATPase produces MIKKILLKNFLAHAETEIELGPGMTVLTGPNNSGKSSIVEALRCIATNPLPKHFIRHGAKKARVELEMDDGVRVAWIRKKATAWYEVLRPGEEEWEVYAKFGRNTPEDILNILRLNQVPLEGGKSLDVHIGNQRNPIFLLDQPSSVAAQFFASSSEASHLLAMQTELKNRVRTAKREKKFQQQKMDEIKLELDGLQALPDVNLELENVREIKDRLDELDKEIPVVEGLINRKNELGSHKETLAKRSEKLSSLKDTPDLFPSGPLERALSGLENLRRHGQILKAGAEFLSGLQAPPDLFPVQKLEADLARQNQLSFAKKNQSVRRKILESLLSPPQIEDLSVLSTIISNVNRSCSLRDKILHRSEVLKPLVDPPELQDLKPLMQVMNNLNSLGNAQVDAQKDLSKLEQSETELKQQIEERLAEIGNCPLCGGELDAHKLIGDSHES; encoded by the coding sequence ATGATTAAAAAAATCTTATTAAAAAATTTTTTAGCCCATGCGGAAACCGAGATTGAACTCGGCCCGGGCATGACCGTGCTGACCGGTCCCAACAACAGTGGAAAATCTTCTATTGTTGAGGCGTTGCGCTGTATTGCTACCAATCCGCTGCCCAAACATTTTATCAGGCACGGAGCCAAGAAGGCCCGTGTTGAGCTTGAAATGGACGACGGTGTGCGTGTGGCATGGATCCGCAAGAAGGCTACAGCATGGTACGAAGTGCTGCGCCCCGGCGAAGAAGAATGGGAAGTGTACGCTAAATTCGGGCGCAATACCCCGGAAGATATTTTGAACATTCTGAGACTTAATCAGGTCCCGTTGGAGGGTGGCAAGTCGCTGGATGTACATATCGGCAACCAGCGTAATCCTATTTTTCTGCTCGATCAGCCTTCATCTGTCGCGGCTCAGTTTTTTGCGTCATCTTCGGAAGCATCGCATTTACTGGCTATGCAGACCGAGCTTAAAAACCGGGTCCGCACAGCCAAGCGCGAAAAGAAATTCCAGCAGCAGAAAATGGACGAGATAAAGCTGGAGCTGGACGGCTTGCAAGCCCTGCCGGATGTGAATCTGGAGCTTGAAAATGTCCGCGAAATCAAAGACCGGCTGGATGAACTTGATAAAGAGATTCCGGTGGTTGAAGGGTTAATAAACCGCAAGAATGAACTTGGAAGCCATAAAGAGACACTGGCTAAGCGGTCGGAAAAATTATCCAGTTTGAAAGACACGCCGGATCTTTTTCCTTCCGGTCCGTTGGAGAGGGCGCTTTCCGGTCTGGAAAATCTGCGCAGGCACGGGCAGATTTTGAAAGCAGGGGCAGAATTTTTAAGTGGATTACAAGCTCCGCCGGATCTTTTCCCGGTGCAGAAGCTGGAAGCGGACCTTGCGCGGCAAAACCAATTATCTTTTGCGAAAAAAAATCAATCCGTAAGGCGTAAGATTCTGGAATCGCTTCTCTCTCCGCCGCAAATTGAAGATCTGTCGGTCCTATCCACAATCATCAGCAATGTTAACCGCAGCTGTTCTCTCAGGGATAAAATTTTACATCGATCCGAAGTCCTGAAGCCTTTGGTCGATCCTCCTGAGCTTCAAGATTTAAAGCCGCTTATGCAGGTTATGAACAATTTAAATTCCTTGGGCAACGCGCAGGTGGATGCGCAAAAGGATTTGAGTAAGCTGGAACAGTCTGAAACAGAACTTAAACAGCAGATCGAAGAACGGCTGGCCGAGATCGGTAATTGCCCGCTTTGCGGCGGTGAGCTGGATGCACACAAATTGATTGGGGACAGCCATGAGTCTTGA
- a CDS encoding methyltransferase — protein sequence MFEEARNYFPRGLVQPESGFRFSTDSLLISCFVSVSKRTRILDLGTGCGVIPLGIMLCHPDKELTVTGLEINPEMVAAAEDNVRKLGFNEEVGIVQGNVCIPDFAPAGSYDLVISNPPYRGEGRGKACPDESRNKARFEVDCDLDAFVATASRMVRNRGRVCFVFLAERLAELIRSFTSHKLEPKRMKFIHGRFDSPSKVVMIEAVKGGKPGLIMEAPVILFEKDNSLTSSSIEYCPFIAK from the coding sequence ATGTTTGAAGAAGCCCGTAATTATTTTCCCCGTGGACTTGTGCAGCCGGAAAGCGGTTTTAGATTTTCCACGGATTCTTTACTGATCAGTTGTTTTGTTTCCGTGTCTAAGAGAACCAGAATTCTCGATCTTGGTACCGGCTGCGGGGTTATCCCACTGGGGATTATGCTGTGCCATCCAGATAAGGAACTGACCGTAACCGGACTTGAAATTAACCCGGAAATGGTTGCGGCTGCTGAGGATAATGTGCGTAAGTTGGGCTTTAACGAGGAAGTCGGCATAGTGCAGGGGAACGTTTGCATACCTGATTTTGCGCCTGCCGGGAGTTATGATCTGGTAATTTCCAACCCTCCCTATCGCGGCGAGGGCCGGGGAAAAGCCTGTCCTGACGAATCCCGCAACAAGGCTCGTTTTGAGGTTGATTGCGATCTTGATGCATTTGTCGCCACGGCCTCGCGCATGGTTCGCAACCGGGGTCGGGTCTGTTTCGTCTTTCTTGCCGAACGGCTGGCCGAGTTGATACGTTCCTTCACCAGCCACAAGCTTGAACCCAAGCGCATGAAATTTATCCACGGACGTTTTGACTCACCGTCAAAGGTCGTAATGATTGAAGCAGTGAAAGGCGGTAAGCCGGGACTGATTATGGAAGCGCCTGTAATTTTATTCGAGAAAGATAACTCCTTAACCTCTTCTTCAATTGAATACTGCCCTTTCATTGCAAAGTAA
- the murJ gene encoding murein biosynthesis integral membrane protein MurJ — protein MTAESSKIVRNASVVAGATLLSRVLGFVRDLIVAFALGAGLPADAFFVAFRIPNLLRRLFGEGSLTMAFVPVFSRVRKEQGEEASFEMARSAMLWLLIILGALTVLAMVGAKYLVLLIAPGFGDNPELMSLTVNLVRVCFPYVIFICGVALCMGILNSTGHFLAPALAPCMLNIALIGSALIGYFTGNSVALFMAWGVLIGGLLQWLLQQPYLKRMGLNWRGRAELDNPGVKRMGKLMLPTVLGAAVYQINVVLGTLLASFLPVGSVSYLYYADRLVQFPLGVFGIAVGTAALPSLAKLHVEGRHDDFAQTLKQSVGLILFISLPAMAGLVSLAGPLISLLFERGAFDVKAVTATAQALMAYGIGLPFIAMSRPLVSAFYAQEDTRTPVKVAILCLFVNVGAGYLLMQYIAHVGLALAVSLSSMLNCLLLSIIMGRRMGLFPMPFGSVMKSVLLSALIGAGAWYSSRYDILWFALIPVWIAVYGFGALLLKSEDARMLIGALRRRI, from the coding sequence ATGACCGCAGAATCCAGTAAAATAGTTCGCAATGCTTCTGTTGTGGCGGGGGCGACGTTGCTTTCAAGGGTCCTTGGTTTTGTCAGGGACCTTATTGTTGCGTTCGCGCTTGGCGCAGGGCTCCCTGCGGACGCTTTTTTTGTGGCTTTCCGTATCCCGAACCTTTTGCGCCGACTGTTCGGGGAAGGGTCTTTGACCATGGCTTTCGTCCCTGTTTTCAGCCGGGTTCGCAAGGAACAGGGCGAGGAAGCATCTTTTGAAATGGCAAGATCGGCCATGCTCTGGCTGCTGATCATTCTTGGTGCTTTAACCGTGTTGGCGATGGTGGGCGCTAAATATCTGGTTCTTCTCATTGCCCCCGGTTTCGGGGATAACCCGGAATTGATGTCTCTTACTGTCAATCTGGTAAGAGTTTGTTTCCCTTATGTTATTTTCATTTGCGGTGTTGCGCTCTGCATGGGCATACTGAACAGTACCGGGCATTTCCTGGCTCCGGCACTGGCTCCCTGTATGCTCAATATCGCTCTGATCGGATCGGCGCTTATCGGTTATTTTACCGGAAACAGCGTGGCTCTGTTTATGGCTTGGGGAGTGCTCATTGGCGGATTGCTGCAATGGTTGCTGCAACAGCCTTACCTCAAGCGTATGGGGCTGAACTGGCGCGGCAGGGCTGAGCTGGATAATCCCGGTGTAAAACGTATGGGCAAACTGATGCTGCCCACTGTATTGGGTGCGGCGGTTTACCAGATCAATGTGGTTCTGGGTACTTTGCTGGCTTCATTTTTACCTGTCGGGTCGGTTTCATATTTATATTATGCTGACCGGCTGGTGCAGTTCCCGCTAGGCGTATTCGGTATCGCTGTCGGTACGGCGGCCCTGCCCAGTCTGGCAAAGCTTCATGTGGAAGGGCGGCATGATGATTTCGCCCAGACACTTAAGCAGAGTGTGGGCTTGATCCTGTTTATTTCCCTGCCGGCTATGGCCGGTTTGGTTTCCCTTGCGGGACCTTTGATCAGTCTGCTTTTTGAGCGCGGTGCTTTTGATGTTAAAGCGGTAACGGCAACAGCACAGGCATTGATGGCTTACGGCATAGGTCTGCCGTTTATCGCTATGTCCCGTCCTTTGGTTTCCGCTTTTTATGCGCAGGAAGACACCCGGACTCCGGTCAAGGTTGCGATTCTTTGCCTGTTCGTGAATGTGGGGGCGGGATATCTGCTTATGCAGTATATCGCACATGTAGGTCTTGCTTTGGCTGTATCCCTGTCGTCTATGCTTAACTGTCTTCTGTTATCAATTATCATGGGACGCAGAATGGGCCTTTTCCCGATGCCGTTTGGAAGCGTTATGAAAAGCGTGCTGCTTAGTGCGTTAATCGGCGCAGGGGCGTGGTACAGTTCGCGCTACGATATTTTATGGTTCGCGCTTATTCCGGTCTGGATTGCTGTCTATGGATTCGGGGCACTGCTTTTGAAGTCAGAGGATGCCCGGATGTTAATCGGTGCGTTACGAAGACGGATTTGA